One window from the genome of Podospora pseudocomata strain CBS 415.72m chromosome 6, whole genome shotgun sequence encodes:
- a CDS encoding hypothetical protein (COG:E; antiSMASH:Cluster_5; EggNog:ENOG503NU9T), with protein sequence MGQQEKEPEITVEQLPDLLANDNAVKLAGVDVDGQLRGKLVSKKKFLSIAKSGFGFCSVIFGWDMHDMTYVRELRVSNKENGYRDIIAVPDLQSYRRIPWEDNVPFFLVSFFDPDTKNSVSACPRGLVKAQLEKFKTINVGAMAGAEYEFYQFKSPSNNQNDSLTSGTAAFLQQNPPHSLPALTEGMFGYSLTRPVHNSGYYYDVFNSCEAFRCNIEGWHTESGPGVYEAALEFGEAAQMADRASLFKYVVKSVATKYDITPCFMAKPKQGLPGNSGHMHISLVNHRGENLLFRGGKDEKAQYSDIESLSDLGRHFLAGILEGLPDVMPMVAPTINSYKRLVENFWAPVTVSWGLEHRAASIRLIAPPTCKPAATRFEIRVPGADANPYYVMAAMLALGWRGIQKKLEIPCPPLGKGEEVGGESDMGVRLAKNLKEANDRFTRTGSIAREVFGDEFVDHFGGTREHEIRLWDEAVTDWEMKRYIETV encoded by the exons aTGGGCCAACAGGAGAAAGAACCAGAGATCACGGTGGAACAACTTCCAGACCTCCTTGCCAACGACAATGCTGTCAAGCTCGCCGGTGTCGATGTTGACGGCCAGCTCCGCGGCAAGCTCGTCTCCAAGAAAAAGTTCCTCTCGATCGCAAAGAGTGGCTTTGGCTTCTGCTCTGTCATCTTCGGCTGGGATATGCACGATATGACTTATGTGCGCGAGCTCAGGGTCAGCAACAAGGAGAATGGATACAGGGATATTATCGCAGTGCCGGACTTGCAGAGCTACAGGCGCATTCCATGGGAAGACAATGTGCCGTTTTTCCTGGTCAGCTTCTTTGATCCTGATACGAAGAACTCCGTTTCTGCGTGCCCGAGAGGTCTGGTCAAGGCGCAACTCGAGAAGTTCAAGACGATCAATGTCGGAGCCATGGCGGGAG CCGAGTACGAGTTCTACCAGTTCAAGAGCCCTTCCAACAACCAAAACGATAGCTTGACCTCTGGTACCGCGGCATTCTTGCAACAAAACCCGCCACATAGTCTACCCGCTCTGACTGAAGGCATGTTTGGATACAGCTTGACGCGACCGGTCCACAACAGCGGGTATTACTACGACGTCTTCAACAGCTGTGAGGCTTTCAGGTGCAACATCGAGGGGTGGCATACCGAAAGCGGACCGGGAGTCTACGAAGCAGCGCTCGAGTTTGGTGAGGCAGCGCAGATGGCAGATCGCGCGAGTTTGTTCAAGTATGTGGTCAAGTCGGTCGCGACCAAGTACGACATCACCCCATGCTTCATGGCAAAACCCAAGCAAGGCCTGCCCGGAAACAGTGGGCACATGCATATTTCGCTCGTCAACCACCGCGGGGAAAATTTGCTGTTCCGTGGAGGAAAGGACGAGAAGGCTCAGTACTCAGACATTGAGTCTCTGTCGGACTTGGGAAGACACTTTTTGGCTGGTATTCTGGAAGGTCTGCCAGATGTCATGCCCATGGTAGCGCCCACGATCAACAGTTACAAGCGGTTGGTGGAGAACTTTTGGGCTCCTGTCACGGTGTCATGGGGCCTTGAGCACAGAGCGGCTTCCATCCGGCTCATTGCGCCTCCTACCTGCAAGCCGGCTGCCACGAGATTCGAGATCCGGGTTCCTGGCGCAGACGCAAACCCATACTACGTCATGGCTGCCATGCTGGCACTCGGCTGGCGCGGTATCCAGAAGAAACTGGAGATTCCGTGCCCTCCGCTTGGAAAGGGCGAGGAAGTCGGCGGTGAGTCGGATATGGGGGTGAGACTGGCCAAGAACCTCAAGGAGGCCAACGACCGGTTCACTCGCACCGGCAGCATCGCGAGGGAGGTGTTTGGTGACGAGTTTGTGGACCACTTTGGTGGTACAAGAGAGCACGAGATAAGACTGTGGGATGAGGCTGTTACTGATTG GGAGATGAAGCGTTATATCGAGACTGTGTGA